One segment of Micromonospora parathelypteridis DNA contains the following:
- a CDS encoding selenium-binding family protein, whose protein sequence is MTHWTPDPTFYPSPREAVTAPAEKLAYVAAFDRAASRPDAIVVLDTDPDSPDYGRVVGWTDLPHLGDELHHFGWNACSSALCPTAPHPHVERRYLIVPGLRSSRIHVIDTQPDPRQPQVVKVIGPEELAKRAGYSRPHTVHCGPDGIYLSALGGADGAEGPGGVAILDHTTFEVRGAWEADRGPQFLAYDVWWHLTQDVLVTSEWGTPSMIEDGIIGELLLGRRYGHAIHFWDLAKRRHVQRVDLGDQYQMPLELRPAHDPTKSYGFVGVVISVEDLSASIWLWHRDSDAWAVTKVIDIPAEPADPADLPDLLKPFGAVPPLVTDIDLSVDDRFLYVSCWGTGELRQYDVSDPMHPVQTGSVHLGGIVRRTAHPAAPDEALAGGPQMVEVSRDGRRVYVSNSLYGAWDDQFYPDGVGAWLAKLDVDVDAGGLIPDERFFPHGDEFRGLRVHQTRLQGGDASSDSYCFP, encoded by the coding sequence ATGACCCACTGGACCCCCGACCCCACCTTCTACCCCTCCCCCCGCGAGGCGGTGACCGCCCCGGCGGAGAAGCTCGCCTACGTGGCCGCCTTCGACCGGGCCGCCAGCCGCCCGGACGCCATCGTGGTGCTGGACACCGACCCCGACTCCCCCGACTACGGCCGGGTCGTCGGCTGGACCGACCTGCCACACCTCGGTGACGAGTTGCACCACTTCGGTTGGAACGCGTGCAGCAGCGCGCTCTGCCCGACCGCGCCGCACCCGCACGTCGAGCGGCGCTACCTGATCGTGCCCGGTCTGCGGTCGTCACGGATCCACGTCATCGACACCCAACCCGACCCCCGCCAGCCGCAGGTCGTCAAGGTGATCGGGCCGGAGGAGCTGGCGAAGCGGGCCGGCTACTCCCGCCCGCACACCGTGCACTGTGGTCCGGACGGCATCTACCTCTCCGCCCTCGGCGGCGCGGACGGCGCCGAGGGTCCGGGAGGTGTCGCCATCCTCGACCACACCACGTTCGAGGTACGCGGGGCGTGGGAGGCCGACCGGGGCCCGCAGTTCCTGGCGTACGACGTGTGGTGGCACCTCACCCAGGACGTGCTGGTCACCAGCGAGTGGGGTACCCCGTCGATGATCGAGGACGGCATCATCGGTGAGCTGCTGTTGGGTCGGCGCTACGGCCACGCGATCCACTTCTGGGACCTCGCGAAGCGTCGGCACGTGCAGCGGGTCGACCTTGGTGACCAGTACCAGATGCCGCTGGAGCTGCGCCCGGCGCACGATCCGACGAAGTCGTACGGGTTCGTCGGGGTGGTGATCAGCGTCGAGGACCTGTCCGCGTCGATCTGGCTGTGGCACCGTGACAGCGACGCCTGGGCGGTCACGAAGGTGATCGACATTCCGGCCGAACCCGCGGACCCGGCGGACCTGCCCGACCTGCTCAAGCCATTCGGGGCGGTGCCGCCGCTGGTGACCGACATCGACCTGTCGGTCGACGACCGGTTCCTCTACGTCTCCTGCTGGGGCACCGGGGAGCTACGCCAGTACGACGTCAGCGACCCGATGCACCCCGTGCAGACGGGCTCGGTGCACCTTGGCGGGATCGTCCGCCGTACGGCACATCCGGCCGCCCCCGACGAGGCGTTGGCCGGCGGCCCGCAGATGGTGGAGGTCAGCCGCGACGGCAGACGGGTCTATGTCAGCAACTCCCTCTACGGCGCGTGGGACGACCAGTTCTACCCCGACGGGGTGGGCGCCTGGCTGGCCAAGCTCGACGTCGACGTCGACGCCGGAGGGCTCATCCCCGACGAGAGGTTCTTCCCCCACGGGGACGAGTTCCGGGGGCTGCGGGTGCACCAGACCCGGTTGCAGGGCGGGGACGCGTCCTCCGACTCGTACTGCTTTCCGTGA
- a CDS encoding alpha/beta fold hydrolase translates to MPFITVGTENSAPIDLYYEDHGSGKPVVLIHGFPFNGATWEKVTTQLLNAGYRTITYDRRGFGNSAQPTFGYDYNTFAADLDVLMTELNLSDATLVGHSMGTGEVIRYLGNYGSQRVSRAVVLSPLEPMLVKAKDNPEGVDPSLFKGFQDAIIKDRFAYLTQFCDAFFNYSENKGKLVSEEAYRAHWQIGAMASAKGTYDSVSAWQEDFRPDLPKIDVPLLIVQGDKDNVLPYPVTGQRLAPMMPTGQLITLKGAPHGIPWTHADDINKAIMDFMKQPAKARA, encoded by the coding sequence ATGCCTTTCATCACCGTGGGGACGGAAAACTCCGCGCCCATCGACCTGTACTACGAGGATCACGGATCCGGTAAGCCGGTGGTGCTGATCCACGGCTTCCCGTTCAACGGGGCGACCTGGGAGAAGGTGACCACCCAGCTCCTCAACGCCGGATACCGGACGATCACCTACGATCGGCGCGGTTTCGGCAACTCGGCCCAACCGACGTTCGGGTACGACTACAACACGTTCGCCGCGGACCTGGACGTCCTGATGACCGAGCTGAACCTGAGCGACGCGACCCTGGTGGGGCACTCCATGGGCACCGGTGAGGTGATCCGCTACCTGGGCAACTACGGCTCCCAGCGAGTGAGCCGGGCCGTGGTGCTCAGCCCGCTGGAACCGATGCTGGTCAAGGCCAAGGACAACCCGGAGGGCGTCGACCCGAGCCTGTTCAAGGGTTTCCAGGACGCCATCATCAAGGACCGGTTCGCCTACCTGACCCAGTTCTGCGACGCGTTCTTCAACTACAGCGAGAACAAGGGCAAGCTGGTCAGCGAGGAGGCGTACCGGGCGCACTGGCAGATCGGTGCGATGGCCTCCGCGAAGGGCACCTACGACAGCGTGAGCGCCTGGCAGGAGGACTTCCGCCCCGACCTGCCGAAGATCGACGTGCCGCTGCTGATCGTGCAGGGCGACAAGGACAACGTGTTGCCCTACCCGGTGACCGGCCAGCGGCTCGCGCCGATGATGCCGACCGGCCAGCTCATCACGCTCAAGGGCGCGCCGCACGGTATCCCGTGGACACACGCCGACGACATCAACAAGGCGATCATGGACTTCATGAAGCAGCCGGCCAAGGCTCGCGCCTGA
- a CDS encoding ABC transporter ATP-binding protein, giving the protein MASRTAGHLSGATPVLTAHAVHRAFGPTVVLAGVDLTIARGEVVALLGGSGSGKSTLLRILAGLDGEASGEIVVHGTAAVVFQEHRLLPWKRVAPNVGLGLSGADTDGRIQRALAEVGLADRHRAWPAELSGGQAQRVAVARALVREPDLLLLDEPFGALDALTRLRMQVLLRRLRAEHGFAALLVTHDVEEALLLADRILLLDAGRIAADLPVDLAPTRTPDDPAFGALRRHLLDRLGVPTT; this is encoded by the coding sequence ATGGCGTCGCGGACTGCGGGCCACCTGAGCGGCGCGACGCCGGTGTTGACCGCCCACGCGGTGCACCGGGCGTTCGGGCCGACAGTCGTGCTGGCCGGGGTCGACCTGACCATCGCGCGGGGTGAGGTCGTGGCCCTGCTGGGTGGCAGCGGTTCCGGCAAGAGCACGCTTCTGCGGATTCTCGCCGGGCTGGACGGCGAGGCCAGCGGTGAGATCGTCGTGCACGGCACCGCCGCCGTGGTCTTCCAGGAGCACCGGTTGCTGCCGTGGAAGCGGGTGGCGCCCAACGTCGGCCTCGGGCTGTCCGGGGCGGACACCGACGGGCGGATCCAGCGGGCGCTGGCCGAGGTCGGGCTCGCCGATCGGCACCGCGCCTGGCCGGCGGAGCTGTCCGGCGGGCAGGCGCAACGGGTGGCCGTCGCGCGGGCCCTGGTCCGCGAACCGGACCTGCTGCTGCTCGACGAGCCGTTCGGCGCCCTGGACGCGCTGACCCGACTGCGGATGCAGGTCCTGCTGCGCCGGCTCCGCGCCGAGCACGGCTTCGCCGCCCTGCTGGTCACCCACGACGTGGAGGAGGCGCTCCTGCTCGCCGACCGGATCCTGCTCCTCGACGCGGGCCGCATCGCCGCGGACCTGCCCGTCGACCTGGCCCCCACCCGCACGCCGGACGACCCGGCATTCGGCGCGCTGCGCCGGCACCTCCTCGACCGACTCGGTGTTCCCACCACCTGA
- a CDS encoding galactose-binding domain-containing protein, translated as MAVSRRRFVTSVLAGSALAAAASTTELLASPAQAASPPGDVVGKVTVGYQGWFSAPGDSAPIGGWWHWSRDRFQPPSPSNTTIVSWPDMREYTRSYPTAYPNLGNGSPATLFSSYDQQTVDTHFRWMQEYGCDTAALQRFNPMGDEGPTRDAMTQKVRSAAERYNRKFYIMYDVTDWLTFQADIKTDWTTKMSAYTASSAYARQNGKPVVCIWGFGFSEPSRPFPPGPCLEVINWFKAQGCYVIGGVPTWWRQGIEDSRPGFLDVYHAYNAISPWMVYRARTVEELDSYYNNVNVGDMADCAARGIDYLPCVMPGDLAGGHRKHGDFYWRHIYNMVRLGSQGLYVSMYDEYNEGNQIAKTSETQATTPAGANIRALDEDGVACSSDYYLRITGDGGRMLKGQLALTPVRPTPPMVGTPPPTGGNLAAGRLTSASSQGGGFPSGNAVDSNVGSYWESGGGSFPHWWQVDLGASHQVNKIVLRLPAGWGARTQTITVQGSVDGSAFSTIAAASAFTFDPATGNTVTRTLTTTTARYVRLSISGNTGWAAAQLAQVEVYAGSTVPDNPPSTPSGLTVTGKTSTSVSLAWTASTDDTGVTGYQVRQGGNVVATVTGTTATVSGLSPSTAYTFTVVARDAAGNTSSASSAVTVTTDAAANSDLARGRPTSESSHVQSYGSGNVVDGDANSYWESANNAFPQWVQVDLGASRTVGRVVLKLPPSSAWGSRTQTLSVQGSTDGSSFGTLVGSAGRTFDPGSGNQVTLTFAAAQTRYVRITVTGNTGWPAGQLSALEVYAS; from the coding sequence ATGGCGGTCTCCCGCCGCAGGTTCGTCACGTCGGTGCTGGCGGGGTCCGCCCTCGCCGCCGCCGCCTCCACCACCGAACTTCTCGCCAGCCCGGCGCAGGCCGCCAGTCCCCCCGGGGACGTGGTCGGCAAGGTGACGGTCGGCTACCAGGGCTGGTTCAGTGCTCCCGGTGACTCCGCGCCCATCGGCGGGTGGTGGCACTGGAGCCGGGACCGGTTCCAGCCCCCGTCGCCCTCCAACACCACGATCGTGTCCTGGCCGGACATGCGGGAGTACACGCGCAGCTATCCCACCGCGTACCCCAATCTCGGCAACGGGTCGCCGGCAACCCTCTTCTCCTCGTACGACCAGCAGACGGTGGACACCCACTTCCGGTGGATGCAGGAGTATGGCTGCGACACCGCCGCGCTGCAACGGTTCAACCCGATGGGCGACGAGGGGCCGACCCGCGACGCGATGACCCAGAAGGTCCGCTCCGCCGCCGAACGCTACAACCGCAAGTTCTACATCATGTACGACGTCACCGACTGGCTGACCTTCCAGGCCGACATCAAGACCGACTGGACGACGAAGATGTCGGCGTACACCGCCTCCAGCGCGTACGCCCGGCAGAACGGCAAGCCGGTCGTCTGCATCTGGGGTTTCGGCTTCAGCGAGCCCAGCCGCCCCTTCCCTCCGGGGCCCTGCCTGGAGGTCATCAACTGGTTCAAGGCGCAGGGCTGCTACGTCATCGGCGGCGTGCCCACCTGGTGGCGGCAGGGCATCGAGGACTCCCGCCCCGGCTTCCTCGACGTCTACCACGCGTACAACGCGATCTCGCCGTGGATGGTCTACCGGGCCAGGACCGTGGAGGAGCTCGACTCCTACTACAACAACGTCAACGTCGGGGACATGGCCGACTGCGCGGCCCGCGGCATCGACTACCTGCCCTGCGTGATGCCCGGCGACCTCGCCGGAGGGCACCGCAAGCACGGCGACTTCTACTGGCGGCACATCTACAACATGGTCCGACTCGGCTCGCAGGGCCTCTACGTGTCCATGTACGACGAGTACAACGAGGGCAACCAGATCGCCAAGACGTCCGAGACCCAGGCCACCACCCCGGCCGGCGCGAACATCCGGGCCCTCGACGAGGACGGCGTGGCCTGCTCCTCCGACTACTACCTGCGGATCACCGGCGACGGCGGCCGGATGCTCAAGGGGCAACTCGCGCTCACCCCGGTGCGTCCCACCCCGCCGATGGTCGGCACCCCGCCGCCGACCGGTGGCAACCTGGCCGCCGGCCGGCTCACCTCGGCAAGCAGCCAGGGCGGCGGGTTCCCGTCGGGCAACGCGGTGGACTCGAACGTCGGCAGCTACTGGGAGAGCGGTGGTGGCTCCTTCCCGCACTGGTGGCAGGTCGACCTCGGCGCCAGCCACCAGGTCAACAAGATCGTGCTGCGGCTCCCCGCCGGCTGGGGCGCGCGTACCCAGACCATCACCGTGCAGGGCAGCGTCGACGGCAGCGCGTTCTCCACCATCGCCGCCGCCTCCGCGTTCACCTTCGACCCGGCGACCGGCAACACGGTCACGCGCACGCTGACGACCACCACGGCCCGCTACGTCCGTCTCAGCATCAGCGGCAACACCGGCTGGGCGGCCGCACAACTCGCCCAGGTCGAGGTGTACGCCGGCAGCACCGTCCCGGACAACCCGCCGAGCACCCCGAGCGGCCTCACGGTGACCGGCAAGACGTCGACGAGCGTGTCCCTGGCGTGGACGGCGTCCACCGACGACACCGGGGTGACCGGCTACCAGGTGCGGCAGGGCGGCAACGTCGTTGCCACCGTCACGGGCACCACGGCGACCGTGAGCGGGCTCAGCCCGTCCACCGCGTACACGTTCACGGTCGTCGCCCGCGACGCCGCCGGCAACACCTCCAGCGCGTCCTCGGCGGTCACCGTCACCACGGACGCCGCTGCCAACTCGGACCTGGCCCGGGGTCGACCCACCAGCGAGAGCAGCCACGTCCAGAGCTACGGGTCGGGGAACGTCGTCGACGGTGATGCGAACAGCTACTGGGAGAGCGCCAACAACGCGTTCCCGCAGTGGGTCCAGGTCGACCTGGGCGCGTCGCGCACGGTCGGCCGGGTGGTGCTGAAGCTGCCGCCGTCGTCGGCCTGGGGCAGCCGGACGCAGACGCTCTCCGTGCAGGGCAGCACCGACGGGTCGAGCTTCGGCACGCTTGTCGGATCGGCGGGGCGCACCTTCGACCCGGGCAGCGGCAACCAGGTGACGCTCACCTTCGCCGCCGCCCAGACGCGCTACGTGCGGATCACCGTCACCGGCAACACCGGCTGGCCGGCCGGGCAACTGTCAGCGCTGGAGGTCTACGCGAGCTGA
- a CDS encoding methyltransferase, with translation MNTPTPLMRLVAGVWGFKTLAVGVELGLFTRLAGGRTMTVDQAAAEFGLPDRPADLLLAASASLGLLEKAGDGYRNSELAEQFLVEGRPYYFGAQVRYSDLRTYLPWHRIGEALRTDRPLTWDPEAQQSMFDTSDPEMLAQFWDAMFSTSSFTATALADAYDFSGHSRLLDVGGGAGAFPIEFCRRLPELRATVLDLPHVCVRARERIAEAGLTGRIGTFAGDFLADPALPGGHDVILLSMILHDWDEPTNRALLARCHAALPPGGAIVVCELLLNDERTGPPEAALMGMNMLVETEGGRNYSGAEYAAWLTDAGFVDVRTVPFDAPGANGAVVARRP, from the coding sequence ATGAACACCCCGACTCCCCTCATGCGCCTGGTGGCCGGCGTGTGGGGGTTCAAGACCCTCGCGGTCGGCGTCGAGCTCGGCCTGTTCACCCGGTTGGCCGGCGGGCGGACGATGACCGTCGACCAGGCCGCCGCCGAATTCGGGCTGCCCGACCGGCCCGCGGACCTTTTGCTGGCCGCTAGTGCCTCGCTCGGCCTGCTGGAGAAGGCCGGCGACGGATACCGCAACTCCGAGTTGGCCGAGCAGTTCCTGGTCGAGGGCCGCCCGTACTACTTCGGTGCCCAGGTGCGCTACTCGGACCTGCGCACCTACCTGCCCTGGCACCGCATCGGCGAGGCCCTGCGCACGGATCGACCGTTGACCTGGGACCCGGAGGCCCAGCAGTCGATGTTCGACACCTCCGACCCGGAGATGCTGGCCCAGTTCTGGGATGCCATGTTCTCCACGTCCAGCTTCACCGCCACGGCGCTGGCCGACGCGTACGACTTCTCCGGGCACAGCCGCCTGCTCGACGTGGGAGGCGGCGCCGGGGCGTTCCCGATCGAGTTCTGCCGACGCCTGCCCGAGCTGCGGGCGACCGTCCTGGACCTGCCGCACGTCTGCGTACGGGCGCGGGAGCGGATCGCGGAGGCCGGCCTGACCGGGCGGATCGGCACGTTCGCCGGGGACTTCCTCGCCGACCCGGCGCTGCCCGGCGGGCACGACGTCATCCTGCTCAGCATGATCCTGCACGACTGGGACGAGCCGACGAACCGGGCGCTGCTGGCCCGGTGCCACGCGGCGCTGCCGCCCGGCGGGGCGATCGTCGTCTGTGAACTGCTGCTCAACGACGAGCGCACCGGACCGCCGGAGGCGGCGCTGATGGGCATGAACATGCTGGTCGAGACCGAGGGCGGCCGAAACTACTCGGGTGCCGAATATGCGGCCTGGCTGACCGACGCCGGCTTCGTCGACGTCCGTACGGTGCCGTTCGACGCCCCCGGGGCCAACGGCGCGGTGGTCGCTCGCCGGCCCTGA